The region GTTTTAATTTCGATAATTAAATGTCTTTCGGGACTATAGCCATCAGGCAACCCTCCAAATAGCTCGTTATCTTTAAAATAATCATAATTATATTGATTGGCTTCATATCTAAGCAATTTGGAATTTAATTTTTTTTCAATAATTTTTACTATTTTTGGTTCTAATGCAATACCTGCATCAACATATTTCCTGTTCAATATTGGTTTTCTAAAACCGCATATATTACAAAATGCTTCAAATTGGCTGTCAAATGAGCTCAATCCCATTATAGCTCCCAACGCCGAACCGGTCATTTTTTTAAATCCTCCAAAAGTACCAGGTTTTTTTTCTTGCATAGATTTTAAGATTTTTGGATCTACTATTAAAGTCTTATTTTTATAATCCAAAGTGTAATTTTTATTGTTAAAAAATGTTCTTTTAGGAATTATTATTTTTTTTTCCATATTATTGCCCTTCTTAATTAATTACTATTAATGTAATGAATATTTAAATTATATATTTTCAATAGTTAAAAACTAACAAAATGGGAAAAAATAGTGAAAATATAGTTTTATCAA is a window of Metamycoplasma hominis ATCC 23114 DNA encoding:
- a CDS encoding MAGa7180 family putative nuclease; the protein is MEKKIIIPKRTFFNNKNYTLDYKNKTLIVDPKILKSMQEKKPGTFGGFKKMTGSALGAIMGLSSFDSQFEAFCNICGFRKPILNRKYVDAGIALEPKIVKIIEKKLNSKLLRYEANQYNYDYFKDNELFGGLPDGYSPERHLIIEIKTVGEKNYENWIKYGVNPGYIKQAQLYTYLIGATSFSIVACFLKEEDYLNPNDVDITKRIIKNWTYILNNEQVQDDINYCMQWYKKYTQIGISPKWNEQIDQDLLKFLECNNQEEWKNLYLYWVDQGKAVPEYEQA